A single genomic interval of Notolabrus celidotus isolate fNotCel1 chromosome 13, fNotCel1.pri, whole genome shotgun sequence harbors:
- the LOC117824115 gene encoding interferon-induced protein 44-like — MGGSESKPVPAPPPVKPWRTMNWGDKQSTLDYVKNYKPLSEGQQIRILLHGPEGSGKSSFINSVQSVLHGRMYIHALAAIHGSSFTKRYTTYKIQKGGSGVFYPFVFNDIMGLSPQGGLHVDDVKLALRGHVKEGYQFNPDSKLSENDPDYVKSPTDNDKVHVLVCVIPANTLSIMPHELLQKIKDIREEASDLGIPQVVILTKIDVAYPEIREDLQSVYKVTYLKKQMEKLSADVGIPLNCIFPEKNYHEEITLDNDVDSLILSILRNLINFGEDCINFHENHP; from the exons GCCTGCTCCAC CTCCAGTCAAGCCATGGAGGACAATGAACTGGGG agacaaacagagcacTCTGGATTATGTAAAGAACTACAAACCTCTCAGTGAAGGGCAGCAGATCAGGATTCTTCTTCATGGGCCAGAAGGATCTGGAAAGTCCAGTTTTATCAACTCTGTCCAAAGCGTCCTACATGGAAGAATGTACATACACGCTTTGGCAGCTATCCACGGTTCCAGTTTTACCAAAAGG TACACAACCTACAAGATCCAGAAAGGAGGCTCAGGGGTCTTTTATCCCTTTGTCTTCAATGACATCATGGGCCTAAGCCCACAAGGTGGACTCCATGTGGATGATGTCAAACTGGCTCTGAGGGGACACGTGAAGGAAGGTTATCAG TTCAATCCTGATTCTAAGTTGTCAGAGAATGATCCAGACTACGTGAAATCTCCAACTGACAACGACAAAGTGCAcgttctggtttgtgtcattcCCGCTAACACGTTATCTATAATGCCACATGAACTTCTGCAGAAGATTAAAGACATCAGAGAGGAAGCGAGTGATCTGG GGATTCCTCAAGTTGTCATCCTTACCAAGATTGATGTAGCCTATCCTGAAATCAGAGAAGATTTACAGAGTGTGTACAAGGTCACTTACCTGAAGAAACAG ATGGAGAAATTAAGTGCAGATGTGGGAATCCCGTTGAATTGCATCTTCCCTGAGAAGAACTACCATGAAGAAATCACCCTCGACAATGACGTGGACTCGCTGATCCTGAGCATTCTGAGAAACCTCATCAACTTTGGAGAAGACTGCATCAACTTCCACGAGAATCACCCTTGA